From Chromohalobacter canadensis, one genomic window encodes:
- a CDS encoding gamma-glutamyltransferase family protein, which yields MLTPFSQATPYASQRSATYAKHGMVAASQPQASQIGRDILAQGGNAVDAAIATAAALTVVEPTGCGIGGDAFALVWIADDNAGKGKLHGLNASGTAPAALTPQAVAEDGFESMPLYGWTPVTVPGIPAAWAELSRRFGKLDFQTLLAPATRLAREGFPVSPVIASLWQRAEATFREHLTAPSTNGWFDTFAPTGHAPRAGEWHRCEDQARTLEAIAATHSESFYRGELAERIDAFSRETGGYLRAEDLAGYQPEWVTPIAADYRGHKVWEIPPNGQGLVALMALRILEGFEVDNRDNPEVLHRQLEAMKLAFVDGQTHITQPEHMTHSVEALLGDAYTRERRALIGERALEPTPGTPQAGGTVYLATADGDGNMVSFIQSNYHGFGSGVVVPGTGIALQNRGHNFSLDPSHDNVLAPGKKTFHTIIPGFLSRDDGTPLGPFGVMGGFMQPQGHVQVVMNLIDFGLNPQAALDAPRWQWMGGKRIGIEHGYPAPLVRAMAERGHDMQIDHDPRGFGRGQMIIRDPNSGIYCGGTEPRTDSSIAVL from the coding sequence ATGTTGACGCCTTTTTCCCAGGCAACGCCCTACGCTTCCCAGCGCAGCGCTACCTACGCCAAACACGGTATGGTTGCCGCGTCCCAGCCCCAGGCCAGCCAGATTGGCCGTGACATCCTCGCGCAGGGCGGCAACGCAGTGGACGCCGCCATCGCCACCGCCGCGGCGCTCACCGTGGTCGAACCTACCGGTTGCGGGATCGGCGGTGACGCCTTCGCGCTGGTGTGGATCGCCGACGACAATGCAGGCAAAGGCAAGCTTCACGGCCTCAATGCCAGCGGCACCGCCCCCGCCGCGTTGACTCCACAGGCGGTCGCCGAGGACGGCTTCGAGTCCATGCCGCTTTACGGCTGGACGCCGGTGACCGTGCCCGGCATTCCCGCCGCCTGGGCCGAGCTGTCGCGGCGCTTCGGCAAGCTCGATTTTCAGACGCTGCTCGCCCCGGCGACCCGCCTAGCCCGAGAGGGTTTTCCGGTCTCGCCGGTCATCGCCAGTCTCTGGCAACGCGCCGAGGCGACTTTTCGCGAACATCTCACCGCCCCTTCTACGAACGGCTGGTTCGACACCTTCGCGCCGACCGGGCATGCCCCGCGTGCCGGCGAGTGGCACCGCTGCGAGGACCAGGCACGAACCCTGGAAGCCATCGCCGCAACGCACAGCGAAAGCTTCTATCGCGGCGAGCTAGCCGAGCGCATCGACGCCTTCTCCCGCGAGACCGGCGGCTATCTGCGTGCAGAAGATCTTGCCGGTTATCAGCCGGAATGGGTCACACCGATCGCGGCAGACTACCGTGGTCATAAAGTCTGGGAGATTCCGCCCAACGGCCAGGGGCTGGTCGCACTGATGGCGCTGCGCATTCTCGAGGGCTTCGAGGTCGACAACCGCGACAACCCCGAGGTGCTGCACCGCCAGCTCGAGGCGATGAAGCTTGCGTTCGTCGACGGCCAGACCCACATCACCCAGCCCGAGCACATGACCCACAGCGTCGAGGCGCTGCTCGGCGACGCTTACACCCGCGAGCGCCGCGCGTTGATCGGCGAGCGTGCACTCGAGCCGACCCCGGGCACCCCGCAGGCCGGCGGCACCGTCTACCTGGCGACCGCCGATGGCGACGGCAATATGGTGTCATTCATCCAGAGCAACTATCACGGCTTCGGCTCCGGGGTGGTGGTGCCGGGTACCGGCATCGCACTGCAAAACCGCGGCCACAACTTCAGTCTCGACCCGAGCCATGACAACGTGCTCGCGCCGGGCAAGAAGACCTTCCACACCATCATTCCCGGCTTTCTGAGCCGCGACGACGGCACGCCGCTCGGGCCGTTCGGGGTAATGGGCGGCTTCATGCAGCCTCAGGGACACGTCCAGGTGGTAATGAACCTGATCGACTTCGGGCTCAACCCGCAGGCCGCGCTCGACGCGCCGCGCTGGCAGTGGATGGGCGGCAAGCGTATCGGCATCGAACACGGCTACCCGGCGCCGCTGGTACGCGCGATGGCCGAGCGCGGCCACGACATGCAAATCGATCACGACCCACGTGGCTTCGGCCGCGGCCAGATGATCATCCGCGACCCGAACAGCGGCATCTACTGCGGCGGCACCGAACCGCGCACCGACTCCAGCATCGCGGTGCTGTGA
- a CDS encoding DMT family transporter, translating into MKTISILLAVLLAGMGLSMEAGLLGPLGEEIGHFSATLSIFLVGGLLLTLALIFTRPRLGQLFQQPRWLLTGGILGPVYVVVLTIATPFVGVGTTMIGILSGQVAASLVIDHFGLLGSERRTVDGYRLLALVLIIAALWLMQ; encoded by the coding sequence ATGAAAACCATCAGCATCTTGCTGGCCGTACTTCTCGCCGGCATGGGTCTGTCCATGGAAGCCGGCCTGCTTGGCCCCTTGGGCGAGGAAATCGGTCACTTTTCAGCGACCCTGTCGATCTTTCTCGTCGGCGGTCTGTTATTGACCCTGGCACTAATCTTCACCCGGCCCCGGCTCGGCCAGCTGTTCCAGCAACCCCGCTGGCTACTGACCGGCGGCATTCTAGGTCCGGTGTACGTCGTCGTGCTCACTATCGCCACTCCCTTCGTGGGCGTCGGCACGACCATGATCGGCATCCTCAGTGGGCAAGTCGCCGCCAGCCTGGTCATCGATCATTTCGGCCTGCTGGGTAGCGAGCGCCGCACCGTCGACGGCTACCGACTTCTCGCCCTGGTCTTGATCATCGCCGCCCTCTGGCTCATGCAGTAA
- a CDS encoding GntR family transcriptional regulator, which translates to MTASPSTSRDMASSRIFETLKQDLIRGRFAAGEKLAISALKDHYRVGLSPLREALNRLAAYGLLEQVNQRGFRVPAMDLEELDDIAGLRAQLECMALTQAFQAGDSEWESQVLAAHHRLRRADEHPEQVEEWEQAHLRFHRALLASCGSHWLLRFIEQLHDQFDRYRRLAPPNPEVRKALDRQHGELVELALSRDIRAARALLDDHIRMSHSVARGCCESSASDDDT; encoded by the coding sequence ATGACCGCATCGCCATCGACTAGTCGCGACATGGCCTCGAGCCGAATCTTCGAGACACTCAAGCAGGACTTGATTCGTGGACGTTTCGCGGCGGGTGAGAAGCTCGCCATCAGTGCTCTCAAGGACCATTACCGAGTGGGGCTCAGCCCGCTGCGCGAGGCGCTCAACCGGCTGGCGGCCTACGGCCTGCTCGAGCAGGTCAATCAGCGGGGGTTTCGAGTGCCGGCAATGGACCTTGAGGAGCTCGATGATATCGCGGGGCTGCGCGCTCAGCTTGAATGCATGGCGTTGACGCAGGCCTTTCAGGCGGGAGATTCAGAATGGGAGTCACAGGTATTGGCGGCGCACCATCGGTTACGCCGTGCCGACGAGCATCCTGAGCAAGTGGAGGAATGGGAACAAGCACATCTGCGTTTTCATCGGGCATTGCTAGCGTCGTGCGGTTCGCACTGGTTGTTACGCTTCATCGAACAACTACACGACCAGTTCGACCGCTACCGGCGCCTGGCGCCGCCCAATCCGGAGGTGCGAAAGGCGCTTGATCGCCAACATGGCGAGCTGGTCGAACTGGCACTGAGTCGAGACATTCGCGCCGCACGGGCATTGCTCGATGATCACATCCGAATGTCTCACAGTGTTGCCCGCGGTTGTTGCGAGTCATCGGCATCCGACGACGATACGTAA
- a CDS encoding LysR substrate-binding domain-containing protein produces MSSRDALPPLACLRAFEAAARHASFTQAGSELYLTQSAVSRQIKRLEDDLGRPLFERHYEGLRLTPAGEHYFRVVQRLLRDLRDETARLRRRGDDRQLTLASSPTIASIWLARQLPDFQRAHPHIEIRILTVEDPHRLDLAEFDLGIYYHVPHEVDPTGLDAEAIFSHEEVAAVCSPAYLTRHGDIRDADDLLARHTLMVVEDHYHDWLTWEGWYQAQNLAWRTPEHSLRANSFQLLMNATLAGQGVTLGWTRLLAADLAQHNLVQALPHTLPSRGCLSLLTPQHRHLTEPMRAFRAWVLNTA; encoded by the coding sequence ATGTCATCCCGTGATGCGTTACCGCCGCTGGCGTGCCTGCGTGCCTTCGAGGCCGCCGCACGACATGCCAGTTTCACGCAGGCCGGCAGCGAACTGTACCTGACCCAGAGCGCCGTCAGCCGCCAGATCAAGCGGCTCGAGGATGATCTGGGTCGGCCGCTGTTCGAGCGTCATTACGAAGGCCTGCGCCTGACACCCGCCGGCGAACACTACTTTCGCGTGGTGCAGCGTCTGTTGCGTGATCTGCGCGACGAAACGGCGCGCCTGCGGCGTCGCGGCGACGACCGTCAGCTCACGTTGGCCTCCAGCCCCACCATTGCCTCGATCTGGCTGGCGCGGCAGCTTCCCGACTTCCAGCGTGCGCATCCGCATATCGAGATCCGCATCCTGACGGTCGAGGACCCTCACCGCCTGGACCTCGCCGAGTTCGATCTGGGCATCTACTATCACGTTCCTCACGAGGTCGACCCTACCGGCCTCGACGCCGAGGCGATCTTCTCCCACGAGGAGGTCGCCGCGGTATGCAGTCCGGCCTACCTGACTCGTCATGGTGACATCCGCGATGCCGATGACCTGCTCGCTCGTCACACGTTGATGGTCGTCGAAGATCATTATCATGACTGGCTAACCTGGGAAGGCTGGTATCAGGCCCAGAACCTGGCCTGGCGCACGCCGGAGCACAGCCTGCGTGCCAACAGCTTCCAGTTGCTCATGAACGCGACCCTGGCCGGCCAAGGCGTGACCCTGGGGTGGACGCGACTGCTCGCCGCGGACCTCGCGCAGCACAACTTGGTGCAAGCACTGCCGCATACGCTGCCCAGTCGGGGGTGTCTGTCACTGCTCACCCCGCAACATCGCCACCTGACCGAGCCCATGCGCGCATTCCGTGCCTGGGTACTGAACACGGCTTGA
- a CDS encoding DEAD/DEAH box helicase, whose protein sequence is MSFTSLGLSAPILDAVAEQGYETPSPIQAKAIPAVLEGRDVMAAAQTGTGKTAGFTLPILERLATGTRAPAKQVRALILTPTRELAAQIGANIEAYGKHLPLRSAVVFGGVKVNPQIAKLRGGVDILVATPGRLLDLYSQKAVSFDALEVLVMDEADRMLDMGFIHDIRRILKTLPAKRQNLMFSATFSQEIRTLAKGMVNDPVEISVTPRNTTAETVTQWIHPVDKTRKPALLTHLIHENQWQQVLVFMRTKHGANRLSRQLEDAGIEAAAIHGNKSQNARTKALDGFKSGDIRVLVATDIAARGLDIDQLPQVVNFELPNVAEDYVHRIGRTGRAGASGHAVSLVSPEEGKELAGIERLIRQTLERQTIAGFEPSEALVSGQGTSPPRGGNGGGQRNGNGRDNGQRRGGNSGGNDSRNSNASRDRDGGENRPRRRRGGRGRGNGTQGGA, encoded by the coding sequence ATGAGCTTTACCTCCTTGGGGCTTTCCGCTCCGATTCTGGATGCCGTGGCCGAGCAAGGCTACGAGACACCCTCGCCGATTCAAGCCAAGGCGATCCCCGCCGTTCTCGAAGGACGCGACGTGATGGCCGCCGCCCAGACCGGCACCGGCAAGACCGCCGGGTTCACGCTGCCGATCCTCGAACGCCTCGCTACCGGCACGCGCGCGCCCGCCAAACAAGTGCGCGCGCTGATTCTCACGCCGACCCGCGAGTTGGCTGCCCAGATCGGCGCCAATATCGAGGCGTATGGCAAGCATCTACCGCTACGCAGCGCCGTGGTCTTCGGCGGCGTGAAGGTCAACCCGCAGATCGCCAAACTACGCGGCGGGGTCGATATCCTGGTGGCAACGCCGGGTCGACTGCTGGATCTGTATAGCCAGAAGGCCGTCAGCTTCGATGCGCTGGAAGTTCTGGTGATGGACGAAGCCGACCGCATGCTCGACATGGGCTTCATTCACGATATCCGTCGGATCCTCAAGACCCTGCCCGCCAAGCGTCAGAACCTGATGTTCTCGGCGACCTTCTCGCAGGAGATCCGCACGCTCGCCAAGGGCATGGTCAACGACCCGGTGGAAATCTCTGTCACGCCGCGCAACACCACCGCCGAGACGGTCACGCAGTGGATCCACCCGGTGGACAAGACCCGCAAGCCGGCGCTGCTCACGCACTTGATCCACGAGAATCAGTGGCAGCAAGTGCTGGTCTTCATGCGCACCAAACACGGCGCCAACCGCCTGAGCCGCCAGCTCGAAGACGCCGGTATCGAGGCGGCTGCGATTCACGGCAACAAGAGCCAGAATGCGCGTACCAAGGCCCTAGACGGCTTCAAGAGCGGCGACATTCGTGTGCTGGTGGCGACCGATATCGCCGCGCGCGGCCTCGACATCGATCAGCTCCCGCAAGTGGTCAACTTCGAGCTGCCCAATGTCGCCGAGGACTACGTCCACCGTATCGGACGTACCGGACGCGCAGGTGCCAGCGGCCACGCGGTGTCGCTGGTCAGCCCCGAAGAAGGCAAGGAGCTCGCGGGAATCGAGCGGCTGATTCGTCAGACGCTGGAGCGTCAAACCATCGCCGGCTTCGAGCCCAGCGAGGCACTCGTCAGCGGCCAGGGCACCAGCCCGCCGCGCGGTGGTAACGGTGGGGGCCAACGCAACGGTAACGGACGCGACAACGGCCAGCGTCGCGGTGGCAATTCAGGCGGTAACGACTCACGCAACAGCAATGCATCCCGCGATCGCGACGGCGGCGAAAACCGTCCACGCCGCCGTCGTGGCGGTCGGGGTCGTGGTAACGGCACCCAAGGCGGGGCGTAA
- a CDS encoding chromate transporter produces the protein MLRTQAQLFLAFLRIGLFGFGGGPSMIPLVHLEVVKRHAWMDDEAFADVLAIGNTLPGPIATKMAGYIGYRIGGVLGALNAVIAVIGPIIVAMIALLSLYARHGDQRWVQGMGQGVVPVVMVMMAKLTWDFFTKSRASLGWLMTLVMGAVAGGLIYWLDVHPGLVIGAILIAALLRPEPQHATSETDK, from the coding sequence ATGCTGCGTACTCAAGCCCAGTTGTTTTTGGCCTTTCTGCGCATCGGCCTGTTCGGTTTCGGTGGCGGTCCGTCGATGATCCCGCTCGTTCATCTAGAGGTGGTCAAACGCCACGCCTGGATGGACGACGAGGCGTTCGCCGACGTGCTGGCGATCGGCAACACCCTACCCGGGCCGATCGCCACCAAAATGGCCGGCTATATCGGCTACCGGATCGGTGGCGTGCTGGGCGCGCTCAACGCCGTCATCGCGGTGATAGGGCCCATAATCGTGGCCATGATCGCGCTGCTCAGCCTCTACGCACGTCACGGCGACCAGCGCTGGGTGCAGGGCATGGGCCAGGGTGTGGTGCCGGTGGTGATGGTGATGATGGCCAAACTGACCTGGGATTTCTTCACCAAGTCGCGGGCCAGCCTCGGCTGGCTCATGACACTGGTAATGGGCGCCGTCGCCGGTGGGCTGATCTACTGGCTCGATGTACATCCTGGCCTGGTCATCGGCGCGATCTTGATCGCTGCGTTACTGCGCCCCGAACCACAGCACGCGACCAGTGAGACGGACAAATGA
- a CDS encoding BCCT family transporter, with translation MQTSLRPLVFWPTFLVLLAAVIASYVNLDAFLATASALNDAILDNFAWLFSLGSLYLLVLAVIVYFSPLGKLRIGGEQATPMLSRLRWFSITLCTTLAVGVLFWTTAEPLYHFMSPPESLGLEAGSGDAMLFAMSTMFLHWSFTPYAIYAVPALIFALAFYNLRLRFSISSMLEPVFGPKVKRFGGLIDAVSLYALVAGMASSLGTGALTLAGGAGQYLGGETSPLRLGVVIALIVVTFVISAASGLQKGIARLSSLNAILLLILGVFIFVVGPTSFMLSLGVESFGVYLDGFFTKSLFTGAAGEDQWPQWWSIFYWAVWFAWAPMAALFLGKISRGYTVREFLRVNLFYPALFASAWVIIFSGAALYFQAHTGVDLHAILNDRGVENVLYELFRQMPFAGVWIPLLLFIAYISYVTAADSQTDAIGNLCTRGLTADSDLNTGVSMKVLWGVIVGIVSWVMVSFVGIDGIKMLSNLGGLPALIIVLLATGSLWRWLKHPERLATPPHSSHASKDDA, from the coding sequence ATGCAAACATCGCTACGGCCCTTGGTTTTCTGGCCAACCTTCCTGGTATTGCTGGCAGCGGTAATCGCCAGCTACGTCAATCTCGATGCCTTCCTGGCGACCGCCAGCGCGCTAAACGATGCCATTCTGGATAACTTTGCGTGGCTCTTCAGCCTGGGCAGCCTGTACCTGCTGGTGTTGGCCGTCATCGTTTATTTTTCGCCACTGGGTAAGCTACGTATCGGCGGCGAGCAGGCAACGCCCATGCTGTCGCGGCTGCGCTGGTTCTCGATCACCTTGTGCACCACCCTGGCCGTGGGAGTGTTGTTCTGGACCACCGCCGAGCCGCTGTATCACTTCATGTCGCCGCCCGAGTCGCTGGGCCTGGAGGCCGGCTCGGGCGATGCCATGCTGTTCGCGATGTCGACCATGTTCCTGCACTGGTCGTTCACGCCCTACGCCATCTATGCCGTCCCGGCGCTGATCTTCGCCCTGGCCTTCTACAACCTGCGCCTGCGCTTCTCGATCTCGAGCATGTTGGAGCCTGTCTTCGGCCCCAAGGTCAAGCGTTTCGGCGGTCTGATCGATGCCGTGTCGCTCTACGCCCTGGTGGCCGGCATGGCATCGTCGCTGGGCACCGGCGCGCTGACGCTGGCCGGCGGCGCGGGCCAATACCTGGGCGGCGAAACCAGCCCCCTGCGCCTGGGCGTGGTCATTGCCCTGATCGTGGTGACCTTCGTGATTTCGGCGGCTAGCGGCCTGCAGAAAGGCATCGCGCGGCTATCGTCGCTGAACGCTATATTGCTGTTGATTCTGGGCGTGTTCATCTTCGTGGTGGGGCCGACGAGCTTCATGCTCTCGCTGGGCGTGGAATCCTTCGGCGTCTATCTCGATGGCTTCTTCACCAAGAGCCTGTTCACCGGGGCCGCCGGCGAGGACCAGTGGCCACAGTGGTGGTCGATCTTCTATTGGGCGGTATGGTTCGCCTGGGCACCCATGGCGGCGCTGTTCCTGGGCAAGATTTCACGCGGCTACACGGTACGCGAGTTTCTGCGCGTCAATCTGTTTTATCCAGCACTTTTCGCCTCCGCTTGGGTCATCATCTTCTCCGGCGCGGCGCTTTATTTTCAGGCCCATACCGGTGTCGACCTGCATGCCATTCTTAATGATCGCGGCGTGGAAAACGTGCTCTACGAGCTGTTTCGACAGATGCCTTTCGCCGGTGTCTGGATTCCCTTGCTGCTGTTCATTGCCTACATCTCCTACGTCACGGCGGCGGACTCGCAGACCGATGCCATCGGCAATCTTTGCACACGCGGGCTGACCGCCGACTCGGACCTCAACACTGGCGTGTCGATGAAAGTCCTGTGGGGCGTCATCGTCGGCATCGTGTCCTGGGTCATGGTCAGCTTCGTGGGCATCGACGGCATCAAGATGCTCTCCAATCTCGGCGGCCTGCCGGCGCTGATCATCGTGCTGCTCGCCACGGGCTCGCTGTGGCGCTGGTTGAAACATCCTGAGCGCCTCGCGACACCGCCTCACTCTTCTCACGCTTCCAAGGACGACGCATGA
- a CDS encoding CocE/NonD family hydrolase: MNIKHDFPHRVREIENQWIVLADGTRLAARIWLPEDAESKPVPAILEYLPYRKRDGTAVRDELTHPYFAGHGYACIRVDMRGNGESDGLMEDEYAPQEQRDALEVIDWITDQPWCDGKLGMMGISWGGFNSLQLAALRPEPLKAIITLCSTDDRYADDIHYKGGNMLLENLGWAATMLSFSAAVPDPALVGDRWREMWKHRLDNMPLLAETWLEHQHRDDYWKHGSICEGYHQALGGIEAAVYMVSGWADSYIDAIPRMMEHLSCPKKALIGPWMHKYPHFAIPDPAIGFLQEALRWWDYWLKDTDTGIMDEPACTFYLQDGVPPAPKYLERPGKWVRTSAWPAPSDEVEMQSLVLGDYGLGSKGRLSNDRQIASPLTTGSLQGEYIPLWFGADFPPDQRRDDGLSLTFDSAPYIEGLDILGQPTVRVTLASAEDCGQFHVRLCDVAPSGESALITYATLNLNLRDDPGTLTPPVPGEPMDIRLPLDLIGYRLPPGHRLRVALSSASFPLVWSPQKRADLTLQSGMPTLELPCSKAAYISMPFEAPESAAPCRVETLRGGQPKRTLSEDVGSGEVTVTVEDDMGDIRFEDHGLRVEQKAKEVYSSHPTDATRTRADIEWVYRASRDEGDGQFAVEVTSRYHLHCDADTFYLSAEQIAHEGETQVSAKSWQREIPRTAI, encoded by the coding sequence ATGAACATCAAGCACGACTTTCCACACCGCGTGCGCGAGATCGAGAACCAATGGATCGTGCTCGCCGATGGCACGCGGCTAGCGGCCCGTATCTGGTTGCCCGAGGATGCCGAGTCGAAGCCAGTGCCGGCGATCCTCGAATACCTGCCCTATCGCAAACGCGACGGCACGGCGGTGCGCGACGAGCTGACTCACCCCTACTTCGCCGGCCACGGTTACGCCTGCATTCGGGTCGATATGCGCGGCAACGGCGAGTCCGACGGGTTGATGGAAGACGAATATGCCCCGCAAGAGCAACGTGATGCGCTGGAGGTGATCGATTGGATTACCGATCAACCCTGGTGCGACGGCAAGCTCGGCATGATGGGCATCTCCTGGGGCGGCTTCAATAGCCTGCAACTCGCCGCGCTGCGCCCCGAACCGCTCAAGGCGATCATCACGCTGTGCTCCACCGACGACCGCTACGCCGACGACATCCATTACAAGGGCGGCAACATGCTGCTCGAGAACCTCGGCTGGGCGGCGACCATGCTGAGCTTCTCCGCCGCCGTGCCCGATCCGGCGCTGGTCGGCGATCGATGGCGCGAGATGTGGAAGCATCGCCTCGACAACATGCCGCTGCTGGCGGAAACCTGGCTCGAGCATCAGCATCGTGACGACTACTGGAAACATGGTTCGATCTGCGAGGGCTATCACCAAGCGCTAGGCGGCATCGAAGCGGCTGTCTATATGGTCAGCGGCTGGGCGGATTCGTACATCGATGCCATTCCGCGAATGATGGAGCACCTGTCGTGCCCCAAGAAGGCGCTGATCGGGCCGTGGATGCACAAGTACCCGCACTTTGCGATCCCCGACCCGGCCATCGGCTTTCTGCAGGAGGCGCTGCGCTGGTGGGACTACTGGCTCAAGGATACCGACACCGGCATCATGGACGAGCCCGCGTGCACCTTCTATCTGCAGGATGGCGTGCCGCCCGCACCGAAGTACCTCGAACGCCCGGGGAAGTGGGTGCGGACCTCAGCCTGGCCAGCGCCCAGCGACGAGGTCGAGATGCAGTCTCTGGTACTCGGCGATTACGGCCTGGGGAGCAAGGGTCGGTTGAGCAATGATCGACAAATCGCCTCCCCGCTGACCACAGGCTCGCTGCAGGGCGAGTACATTCCGCTATGGTTTGGCGCCGACTTTCCCCCCGACCAGCGTCGCGACGACGGCCTGTCGTTGACCTTCGACTCGGCGCCCTACATCGAAGGGCTCGACATTCTCGGCCAGCCGACGGTGAGGGTGACGCTCGCCAGTGCCGAGGATTGCGGTCAGTTCCACGTGCGCCTTTGTGACGTAGCGCCGAGCGGCGAGAGCGCGTTGATCACCTACGCCACGCTCAATCTCAATCTGCGCGACGATCCCGGCACGCTCACGCCGCCGGTCCCCGGCGAGCCGATGGATATACGCCTGCCACTGGACCTGATCGGCTACCGCCTGCCCCCAGGACACCGCCTGCGCGTGGCGCTCTCCAGCGCCAGTTTTCCGCTTGTGTGGTCGCCCCAAAAGCGCGCTGACCTGACGCTTCAGTCGGGCATGCCGACACTCGAGCTGCCATGTTCAAAAGCGGCTTACATCTCGATGCCATTCGAAGCACCGGAGAGCGCCGCGCCGTGTCGCGTCGAAACGCTTCGCGGCGGACAACCCAAGCGCACTCTCAGCGAAGACGTCGGCAGTGGCGAGGTGACCGTCACCGTGGAAGACGACATGGGCGACATTCGCTTCGAGGATCACGGCTTACGTGTCGAGCAAAAAGCAAAAGAGGTCTACAGCAGTCACCCGACCGACGCCACACGGACACGTGCCGATATCGAATGGGTCTATCGTGCCAGCCGCGATGAAGGCGACGGTCAGTTCGCCGTCGAGGTGACCAGTCGCTATCACCTGCATTGCGACGCCGATACCTTTTATCTCAGTGCCGAACAGATCGCCCACGAAGGTGAGACCCAGGTGAGCGCGAAGTCGTGGCAGCGCGAAATTCCACGCACGGCCATCTGA
- a CDS encoding DUF3820 family protein, translating to MNSEDLQKLATRTMPFGKYAGRLIADLPGPYLAWFARQGFPQGEIGRLLALMHEIDHNGLNALLEPLR from the coding sequence ATGAACTCCGAAGATTTGCAAAAGCTCGCCACCCGCACGATGCCGTTCGGCAAGTACGCAGGTCGGCTGATCGCCGACCTGCCTGGCCCTTATCTGGCCTGGTTTGCCCGGCAGGGCTTCCCTCAGGGGGAAATCGGGCGACTGCTCGCCCTGATGCATGAAATCGACCACAACGGACTCAACGCGCTGCTAGAACCGCTGCGTTGA
- a CDS encoding DMT family transporter encodes MLLPIIFLVLLIGGAALAAQSSINGRLGANVGVLESAWLTFVSGALITFLLMFFFEPAHQETLFTVPKWQLIGALFGVVYMLVIVFAVPRVGTAAATVATISGQLLMSVLIDNFGWLGNAHMPLDASRYTALALLAGALVLIYLSNTRRRVGQAKAAAAG; translated from the coding sequence ATGCTATTGCCGATCATCTTTCTCGTACTTCTCATCGGCGGCGCCGCTCTCGCCGCCCAGTCGTCGATCAACGGCCGTCTAGGCGCCAATGTCGGCGTGCTGGAAAGCGCCTGGCTAACCTTTGTCTCGGGCGCATTGATCACCTTCTTGTTGATGTTTTTCTTCGAGCCTGCGCACCAAGAGACGTTGTTCACGGTGCCCAAATGGCAGTTGATTGGTGCCCTGTTCGGCGTGGTCTACATGCTCGTCATCGTCTTCGCTGTGCCCCGCGTCGGCACCGCCGCCGCCACGGTCGCGACGATCTCCGGCCAATTGCTGATGAGCGTATTGATCGACAACTTCGGTTGGCTGGGCAACGCCCACATGCCGCTGGACGCCTCGCGCTATACCGCCCTGGCCCTGCTCGCCGGTGCCTTGGTGTTGATCTATCTGAGCAACACGCGACGGCGGGTCGGGCAGGCCAAGGCGGCCGCCGCGGGTTAA